AGCAGAGATGGTGTGTTCTGATTATCCATCTGAgccagtgtgttctgattgaacaTTTGAGACtgtgtgttctgattggccatGTCAGCCGGTGTGTTTTTATTGGACAGCTGATCTGGTGGGTTCTGATTGCCTATCTGAGCCAgtgggctctgattggccagctgagatggtgtgttctgattggccagctGAGATGGTGTATTCTGATTGCTCAGATTAGCTGGTGTGTTCTGATTGGTCACCTGAGATGGTGTGTTCTGATCGGACAGCTGAGCCGGGATCTTCTGATTGGCTATCTGAGACTGTGTATTCTGACTGGCTATGTGAGACggtgtgttctgattggccacCTGAGACggtgtgttctgattggccatcTGAGACGATGTCTTCCGATTGGACATCTGAGACTGTATGTGATGATTGGCCAGCTGAGCTggggtgttctgattggctacCTGAGACGGTGTATTCTGACTGGCCAGCTGAGATggtgtgttctgattggccattTGAGAAGGTGTTTTAATTGGCCATCTGAgccagtgtgttctgattgaacaTTTGAGccagtgtgttctgattggccatcTCAGCCGGTGTGTTTTTATTGGCAAGCTGAGCTGGTGGGTTCTGATTGCCTATCTGAGCCAgtgggctctgattggccagctgagatggtgtgttctgattggccacCTGAGATGGTGTGTTCTGATCAGACAGCTGAGCCGGGATCTTCTGATTGGCTATCTGAGACTGTGTATTCTGACTGGCTATGTGAGATggtgtgttctgattggccatcTGAGCTggtgtgttctgattggccacCTGAGCtggtgtgttctgattggctaccTGAGATGGTGTATTCTGATAGGACATCTGAGATGTTATGTTCTGATTGGCCAGCTGAGATGGTGTATTCTGACTGGCCAGCTGAGATggtgtgttctgattggccattTGAGAAGGTGTTTTAATTGGCCACCTGAGACgctgtgttctgattggccatcTGAAACGATGTCTTCCGATTGGACATCTGAGACTGTATGTGCTCATTGGCCAGCTGAGCTggggtgttctgattggctacCTGAGACTGTGTATTCTGACTGGCCAGCTGAGATTGTGTGTTCTCACTGGCCAGCTGAGAAGGTGTGTTTTGATTGGCCACCTGAGCTggtgtgttctgattggccatcTGAGACGATGTCTTCTGATTGGACATCTTGAGACGCTATGTTCTGATTGGCCAGCTTAGCCGGGGTGTTCAGATTGGCCAGCTGAGCCGGGGTGTTTTGATTGGCCAGCTGAGCCGGGGTGTTTTGATTGGCCATCTGAGCTGGTGTTTTGATTACCCGTCTTAGCTGTTGTGTTCAGATTGGCCATCTGAGACGATGTCTTCTGATTGAACATCTGAGACTGCATGTTCCTGTTGGTCAGCTAAGCCAGAATGGTCTAATTAGTCAGCTGAATGGTGTGTTGTAATTGGAGTTCTGAGACGGTGTGATCTGATTAGCCGGGATGTTCTGATTGGCCAACTGAGCCATTGTGTCCTGAATTTCACACTATTTCACTAAGATAAAACGTTTTCTTTGCATTTgacttttgcttatttttttaaactgtgatTGAAGTTTGATGAAGAAatatcttcatgtgtttattcagGTCTGGAGTCTGTTCTTAAGTCCCTCTGGAAGACTAATATATGAAACTTTACTGACTGAAGGAAGAATAATGTGCATCCTAAAGATTTGCATATTTGATGCCAATAAGGTTTGCATGCTTATTGCTGCAGGAAACAGTAGATATACACATGTGAAGGGTCTAGAAGCAGCAAACACGAGTCTGTCCGATGCACTGATGTTCTGTCATTATATTCAATTTAAATTCAGGTTTGCAAAGGTAGAGGACCAAAAAGATGCTTTAAGGCTGTATACAGTCCAAATCCCCCACAAACGAGACCGCAAACCCCCTCCATGCTACATCACCAAATGGGACGGTCGAGCTTTCCTGCCGCTGCTCACCAAGCCCTGTGGGAATGAAGTGATCTCCTGTCTGACAGCGAGGTAGTGGGGAAATCTCTGTTATTGTTCTTGCATTTGTCTTTATTATTCTGAATTATGATgtatttgatgtttgtttgtttgtcctcCTCAGTGATTCGGGGACATTTCTTGGTCTTGGAACTGTGACGGGATCTGTGGCCATCTATATAGCGTTTTCCCTGCAGGTACAAACAACAAAATCAGGGGTCAAAATCAATAACGCAcacaagggctgcacaatatatagtttctgCATTGCTATCACAATGtgcgcatccacaatagtcacaacGCAAGATTGGCAATGTCAAATCGGGATTATAATCGGCAAGGATCCACGTTTGAGTCACTGCAACATTTAACCAAACTAAAACATTCCTCATTTATATGTGTTTGAATCATTTCAGTAAGTTTGAAGCGTTCGGGTATACAAAATAACTTCAGCCTTCACattaaagctcctgaaagcaaagaaggtcaaggtgctccaggattggccaacccagtcaccagacatccagtcctctaagctcatgatggagtcggacacaatattcattctgtctccactgcagcaggactttatattctatattggacattatttctgttcagtgatgagactttagtctaagcagagtcagaccttactgtcctaattaaatcagtcaaaatcagggcatgatcataatttattttggtcaaataagagtaatctatgcaaatacaccagctcagaaagtggcctattgctgactaatttcattggctgacgttgctatgacgatcacgtcagccccaacttcagacacgccctcggtcaagcgttgacgctgaagccctgtgtgaatggggcgatagactaaactgtaaacatatcccttaattctgattggctgattagaacgttgtttcaggatcaacatagatgttaatccaggaacatgtccttcCTGGGGAAGTCAGGTTGGTGGTCTTATAATAGAGGCGTTATAGTATTACTGACCATGCTTTCTGATGTACCCTGCAGAAGCTCTACTACATCCAGGAGTCTCATGGCATTGTTGTGACTGACCTGACGTTTTTACCTGACGCTCCTAAAACTAAAGCCGTCAAAGGAGATAATGAAGTGGTGATGCTGAGCGTGGCGGTCGACAGCCGCTGTCAGGTGCACGCCGTCTCCAACCGCAGTAAGTATCATATACAGACCTTtatcatggctgctgcatggatggtaccatagcgaccagcgtcttccggtagaatgctaaaaacttcggttcacagcgtgtacaactggtcatttgcgctccgaaaatgggtttcaataacgtttttaatggataacagagcgtttatgtgacacacaacttagaaatgtgtctgttaaagccgttataatctgtcacatgtggttcaagcgtgtcaggaatacgagaaaaacgttctcctagttcacgtgtctgccatcagaaatacagtgtgtgtgtgcgcgttcccaacctgtcagctgttagctcagtggctctttaacacacacacacacacacacacacacagagacacacacacacagagacacacacacacacagagacacacacacagagacacacacacagagacacacacagagagagagagagagagagagagagagagagagagagagagagagagtgcactggcatgaaacttaacaggtatgaaagtggtgcaatttacaaaaatgagcaataaaagtctgttattgatcctctgctgctgatttgctgttcattctaatcgcgagccgtttgtgttttattttgtgtgttgtttttatcacggtttgtgtttttctgtcatttcgaaatgactcTAGCctgtattttcactttgtcacggttattaaatcagtgtgtcagtggcacagtacaggctacgtgtgtgtgtcaaacattttggtgaactacattagtttgggctggttatatatttgaaataaagagaaaatgttgactttagcgatgacgaggcttctccttgcgcatacacgcaaagcactatgggtaattttgcgttccaagaaaaaggtctatatatatatatatttggatgtAAACTTGCGCAAGAGGGCAGGTCAATATTTCACTCAGACATCATGAcaattttcccagtgatgggttgcagctggaagggcatccgctgcgtaaaaacatgctggataagttggcggttcattccgctgtggcgaccccggattaacaaagggacaaagctgacaagaaattgaatgaatgaatgaatgaatcatgacAAAATAGCTAAAAATCCTGAAATTGATTTCTGTACGTCTGACATGAATCTGACATGTAAATGACTctcttgtgtttgtgtttagGGTCGTTCCCGCTCTGGCTGGTGCTGTTTTTCTGTGGTCTGATGGTGGTTGCAGTCATTTTGCTCCTGCAGTCATTTTTCCCAGGATTCATCTAAGCTCTGAGCGTAAGCTTTTACACAGTCAAATGACTTGAAGCAAACTGGGATCTATGAAATGGTTGTAATCAGTTGGAAATAGTGATGGGAATGGCCTCATCTCTGGAGTTCTCTGAATCAGATTGGATGAAGAATTTGGGCATAACCTGAGTGAGCAGTTTCTCCCTCATCATTGAGCGAAAAGCTGCTTGTATACAGGACTGGATTTCCTGGTATGGACGTCTGCCGCTCCACCAGTATGTCAAGAAATGCCTTTTAGTGAAACGGAGAAGAAGAAAGCGTGCAGGGAATTTCAATggtgaattattttaaatatttaaaaaatctaaatatacatCTGAAAACAAGCTGCTGCAAGTCtcgcaattatttttgtcatttattaacttttaattttcagtctgCATGACGTTGCAAAATCGccgcatttaaggtctgttttcctAAAAATCAACAATCTTCAATGCATGATtgatatatgatatgaagtgggttcagaatgtacactacctgactaaagttgatcatttggtatcagaagtggcttatatgaaaggcaaaggcctctagatgacacttatttgaccacaataatatatgatcatgcctttattctttaattctttaattaggacagtaaggtctgactctgcttagactaaagtctcatcactgaacagaaataatgttgagtatagaatataaagaatgaatattgtgtctgactccatcatgagcttggaggactgcatccatacatctctgattaatgaagtcatctggaatggcaaagaaagccttcttgcaggactcccagagctcatcaagactctttgggttcatcttcaatgcctcctccttcatcttactccagacatgctcgataatattcatgtctggtgactgggctggccaatcctggagcactctttgctttcagaagctttgatgtggaggctgaagtatgaggagcgctatcctgctggagaatcgtccctctgctgtggtttgtaatgtaatgggcagcacaaatgtcttgatacctcaggctgttgatgttgatcatccactctgcagatctctcgcacgccctcatactgaatgcGACCCTAAACCATgagttttccttcaccaaacttgactgatttctatgagaatcttgggtctgtgtgggttccagtaggtcttctgcagtatttgtgatgactgggatgcagatcaacagatgaaaaatccaccttctgacacttttccagaTGATCATCTTGatttagaagtcaagttattatctggtGCTCTtgc
This sequence is a window from Danio rerio strain Tuebingen ecotype United States chromosome 16, GRCz12tu, whole genome shotgun sequence. Protein-coding genes within it:
- the preb gene encoding guanine nucleotide-exchange factor SEC12 isoform X2, producing the protein MKKYLHVFIQVWSLFLSPSGRLIYETLLTEGRIMCILKICIFDANKVCMLIAAGNSRYTHVKGLEAANTSLSDALMFCHYIQFKFRFAKVEDQKDALRLYTVQIPHKRDRKPPPCYITKWDGRAFLPLLTKPCGNEVISCLTASDSGTFLGLGTVTGSVAIYIAFSLQKLYYIQESHGIVVTDLTFLPDAPKTKAVKGDNEVVMLSVAVDSRCQVHAVSNRRSFPLWLVLFFCGLMVVAVILLLQSFFPGFI